The following are encoded together in the Euzebya sp. genome:
- a CDS encoding CinA family protein codes for MSAPARRPSSLPGSDPQRDAETLAGVVDLSLERRIRRVLQHLSARDLKLATAESCTGGLLASLFTDVEGVSHVFDRGLVTYDPMAKCELLGIDPEVIERHTAVSREVAVAMAEGLLDDANAQVGIAVTGFTGSGREPGLVHLAVARTGRPTVHRELHLGTVGRGAVRQGVLRGALQLLEETL; via the coding sequence ATGTCCGCCCCGGCACGACGGCCGTCGTCCCTGCCCGGCAGCGACCCGCAGCGGGACGCCGAGACCCTCGCGGGCGTGGTCGACCTCTCCCTCGAGCGCCGCATCCGGCGGGTCCTGCAGCACCTGAGCGCCCGTGACCTCAAGCTGGCGACGGCCGAGAGCTGCACCGGTGGGTTGCTGGCGTCGCTGTTCACCGACGTGGAGGGGGTCAGCCACGTGTTCGACCGCGGGCTCGTCACCTACGACCCGATGGCGAAGTGCGAGCTGCTCGGCATCGACCCCGAGGTGATCGAGCGGCACACGGCGGTCAGCCGTGAGGTGGCGGTGGCCATGGCCGAGGGGCTGCTCGACGACGCGAACGCCCAGGTCGGCATCGCCGTCACGGGCTTCACCGGATCGGGTCGGGAGCCGGGGCTGGTGCACCTGGCCGTCGCGCGCACCGGCCGCCCCACCGTCCACCGCGAGCTGCACCTCGGCACCGTCGGGCGCGGGGCGGTCCGCCAGGGCGTCCTGCGCGGTGCGCTGCAGCTGCTGGAGGAGACGCTGTGA
- a CDS encoding NAD(+) synthase: MPGPEAFGSIHGHGMLRVAAATPRATVGDPAVNADTTIELAERADAEGADLVVFPELNLSSYAIDDLHTQEGMRVAVDAALRRVVTATEGLHPLLLIGVPLLRGDRLYNCAVAVHRGDVLGVVPKSFLPNYREYYEKRWFSPGAGIVGAEITAAGRTVPFGTDLLFAATDHPDAVIAVDVCEDYWAPIPPSTHAALAGALVIANLSASNIVVGKARDRALLCASHSLRTASAYIFSAAGPGESTTDLAWDGQSLVFELGEQVAASERFADSAALLVSDVDLARVRLERTRTGTFGDAARAAGSPEARFRRIGFALEPRSDDTGLRRDIPRFPYVPSDPERLDEDCYEAFNIQVDGLTRRMTATGEPKLVIGVSGGIDSTHALIVAAKAMDRLGRPRSDILGITMPGFATGDTTKSNAWRLMEAMGVSAEEIDIRPAAEQMLADLDHPFSRGEEVYDVTFENVQAGLRTDYLFRIANHRGGFVVGTGDLSEMALGWCTYGVGDQMSHYAVNTGVPKTLIQHLIRWTISTDQFDAETDAVLGDILGTEISPELVPQGEEEELQSTEAKIGPYELHDFFLYHLLRQGQAPSKVAFLAWHAWRDAARGSWPVDFPEADRRSYDLPTIVRWLEVFLERFYGFSQFKRSALPNGPKVSGGGSRSPRGDWRAPSDGTAAPFLAELRSRVPGGAR; this comes from the coding sequence ATCCCCGGACCTGAGGCCTTCGGTTCGATCCACGGCCACGGCATGCTCCGCGTGGCCGCCGCCACGCCGCGCGCCACCGTCGGGGACCCTGCGGTCAACGCCGACACGACGATCGAGCTGGCCGAGCGAGCCGACGCCGAGGGCGCCGACCTGGTCGTGTTCCCGGAGCTGAACCTCTCCTCCTACGCGATCGACGACCTCCACACCCAGGAGGGCATGCGCGTCGCCGTGGACGCCGCCCTCCGCCGGGTCGTCACCGCGACCGAGGGCCTCCACCCCCTCCTGCTGATCGGCGTGCCGCTGCTCCGCGGCGACCGGCTCTACAACTGCGCGGTCGCGGTCCACCGGGGCGACGTGCTCGGGGTGGTGCCGAAGAGCTTCCTGCCGAACTACCGCGAGTACTACGAGAAGCGCTGGTTCTCCCCCGGCGCCGGCATCGTCGGCGCGGAGATCACCGCCGCCGGACGGACCGTGCCCTTCGGGACCGACCTGCTGTTCGCGGCCACCGACCACCCCGACGCGGTGATCGCCGTCGACGTCTGCGAGGACTACTGGGCGCCGATCCCCCCCTCCACCCACGCGGCGCTGGCCGGTGCCCTGGTCATCGCGAACCTGTCCGCGTCGAACATCGTCGTCGGCAAGGCCCGGGACCGGGCGCTGCTGTGCGCCTCCCACTCCCTGCGGACCGCCAGCGCGTACATCTTCTCCGCCGCCGGCCCGGGTGAGAGCACGACCGACCTGGCCTGGGACGGCCAGAGCCTCGTCTTCGAGCTCGGCGAGCAGGTCGCCGCCTCCGAGCGGTTCGCCGACAGCGCCGCGCTGCTCGTCAGCGACGTCGACCTGGCGCGGGTGCGCCTGGAGCGGACGCGCACCGGGACCTTCGGCGATGCCGCACGGGCGGCGGGGTCACCTGAGGCGCGGTTCCGGCGCATCGGCTTCGCGCTCGAGCCCCGGAGCGACGACACCGGGCTCCGGCGCGACATCCCGCGGTTCCCCTACGTGCCGAGCGACCCCGAGCGGCTGGACGAGGACTGCTACGAGGCGTTCAACATCCAGGTCGACGGCCTGACGCGGCGCATGACGGCGACGGGCGAGCCGAAGCTCGTCATCGGCGTGTCCGGGGGCATCGACTCGACCCACGCGCTGATCGTCGCCGCGAAGGCGATGGACCGGCTGGGGCGGCCGCGCAGCGACATCCTCGGCATCACCATGCCGGGGTTCGCGACGGGTGACACGACGAAGTCGAACGCCTGGCGGCTGATGGAGGCGATGGGCGTCAGCGCGGAGGAGATCGACATCCGCCCGGCGGCCGAGCAGATGCTCGCCGACCTCGATCACCCGTTCAGCCGCGGCGAGGAGGTCTACGACGTCACCTTCGAGAACGTCCAGGCCGGGCTGCGGACCGACTACCTCTTCCGCATCGCCAACCACCGGGGCGGGTTCGTCGTCGGCACGGGTGACCTGAGCGAGATGGCCCTCGGCTGGTGCACCTACGGGGTGGGTGACCAGATGAGCCACTACGCGGTCAACACCGGCGTGCCGAAGACGCTGATCCAGCACCTCATCCGCTGGACGATCTCGACCGACCAGTTCGACGCCGAGACCGATGCGGTCCTGGGCGACATCCTCGGGACCGAGATCTCCCCCGAGCTGGTCCCCCAGGGCGAGGAGGAGGAGCTGCAGTCCACCGAGGCGAAGATCGGTCCCTACGAGCTGCACGACTTCTTCCTCTACCACCTGCTCCGCCAGGGCCAGGCCCCCTCGAAGGTCGCGTTCCTCGCCTGGCACGCCTGGCGGGACGCGGCCCGCGGGTCCTGGCCGGTGGACTTCCCCGAGGCCGACCGCCGCAGCTACGACCTGCCGACGATCGTCCGGTGGCTCGAGGTGTTCCTCGAGCGCTTCTACGGCTTCAGCCAGTTCAAGCGCTCGGCGCTGCCGAACGGGCCGAAGGTGTCCGGCGGCGGGTCGCGGTCCCCGCGCGGGGACTGGCGCGCCCCGTCCGACGGGACCGCCGCGCCGTTCCTCGCGGAGCTGCGCAGCCGGGTGCCGGGCGGGGCGCGGTAG